The following nucleotide sequence is from Fusobacterium varium.
GATTATTACAACATCTAAAAGAGATAGAGGAACCATTTGAAAAGAAACAAATTGGATCATCTGCAATGGCATATAAGAGAAATCCTATGAGAAGTGAAAGAATATCATCGTTAGCTAAATTTGTAATAGCTTTACAACAAAGTACAGCAATGACAGCTTCAACTCAATGGTTTGAGAGAACACTTGATGACTCAGCAAACAAGAGATTATCTCTACCACAAGCATTTTTAGCAGTAGATGCAATTTTAATTATCTGGAAAAATGTATTAGATGGTTTAGTAGTATATCCAAAAATGATAGAGAAACATATAATGGCAGAACTACCATTTATGTCAACTGAATATATAATTATGGAATGTGTAAAAAATGGTGGAGATAGACAAGAACTTCATGAAAGAATAAGAGTTCACTCTATGGAAGCTGGAAGAATGGTGAAAGTTGAAGGAAAAGAAAATGATCTTATAGAGAGAATCTTAAATGATAAAGGATTTAACTTAGATAAAGAGAGATTATTAGAGATATTAGCACCTAAAAACTTTATAGGTTTTGCTCCAGAACAAACAGAGGAATTTGTTAATATAGAGATTAAACCTATTTTAGAAAAGTATAGAGATAGACTGGGAATGGAAGCAGCTTTAAGAGTGTAATTATGAAAATAGAAAATAGAAGAGAGGTTTATTTAACTGCTTTAGTATTATTGGCACTTTATCTGTCACTAGCTGAAAATTTTATTCCTAAACCTTTTCCTTGGATGAAAATAGGACTTTCTAATATAGCAGTTTTAATAGCACTTGAAAAATTTGATTCTAAAATGGCAATAGAGGTTGTATTGCTAAGAATTTTTATACAAGCTCTTATGTTAGGAACACTTTTTACACCAGGATTTATAATAAGTTTATCAGCAGGGGGAGTAACTACCTTATTTATGGTAGGTCTATATAGATTTAGAAAATATCTATCTCTTTTAGCAATAAGTTCATTATCAGCTTTTCTACATAATTTAATTCAATTGATAGTTGTATATTTTCTACTTTTTAGAAATATAACTATCTATTCAAAATCAATAATGATGTTTGTATGGGGATTTTTAATTATTGGAGTTATAGCAGGTATAATTACTGGAGTTATAGGAGAGAGATTAAATTTACGAAGAGGAGAGAAATTATGAGAAGATATTTTGGAACAGATGGAATCAGAGGAGAAGCAAATAGAGAGTTAACAGTTGATATAGCATTGAGATTAGGATATGCACTTGGTTATTATTTAAAAAATAAAAATAATGGAAAAAAAGTTAAAGTAATAATGGGAAGTGATACAAGAAGATCTGGATATATGCTAAGATCAGCTTTAACAGCAGGATTAAACTCTATGGGAGTAGATATAGACTTTGTAGGAGTAATATCTACACCAGCAGTAGCATATATAACAAAGGCTAAAGAAGCAGATGCAGGAATTATGATTTCAGCTTCTCATAACCCAGCAAAAGATAATGGATTAAAAGTATTTGGTGGAAATGGATATAAACTTCCAGATGAAGTAGAAGAAGAGATTGAAAATTTAATGGACTCTGTTGAGGAAATTACAAAAAATCCAATAGCAGGAGATAAAGTTGGAAGATTTAAATATGCAGAAGATGAATACTATCTATATAGAGATCACCTATTAAATTCTGTAAAAGGTGATTTTGCAGGAATGAAAATAATAGTTGATGCTGCAAATGGATCAGCTTATAGAATAGCAAGAGAGGTATTTTTAGCTCTAGGAGCAGAGGTTGTAGTTATAAATGATGCACCTAATGGAACAAATATCAATGTAAAATGTGGATCTACACATCCAGAGATCTTAGCAAAAGTCGTTGTTGGATATGAAGCTGATTTAGGATTAGCTTATGATGGAGATGCTGACAGATTAATGGCTGTAGATAGAAATGGAAATATAGTAGATGGAGATAAGATAATAGCAACTTTAGCACTTTTAATGAAGAAAAAAGGAGAATTAAAAGGAAATAAAGTTGTAACTACTGTAATGAGTAATATGGGACTTGAAAATTATCTAAAAGATAATGAGATTCAACTATTAAGAGCAAGTGTTGGAGATAGATATGTACTTGAAAAAATGATAGCTGAAGAAGTTGGAATTGGTGGAGAGCAATCTGGACACATTATTCTTCTAGATTATGCAACAACAGGGGATGGAGTATTAACTTCATTGAAACTTGTAGAAGCTTTAAGAGATGAGAAAAAACATCTAGATGATATGGTAAAAGATATTAAAGACTGGCCTCAAAAAC
It contains:
- a CDS encoding Gx transporter family protein produces the protein MMKIENRREVYLTALVLLALYLSLAENFIPKPFPWMKIGLSNIAVLIALEKFDSKMAIEVVLLRIFIQALMLGTLFTPGFIISLSAGGVTTLFMVGLYRFRKYLSLLAISSLSAFLHNLIQLIVVYFLLFRNITIYSKSIMMFVWGFLIIGVIAGIITGVIGERLNLRRGEKL
- a CDS encoding phosphoglucosamine mutase, which translates into the protein MRRYFGTDGIRGEANRELTVDIALRLGYALGYYLKNKNNGKKVKVIMGSDTRRSGYMLRSALTAGLNSMGVDIDFVGVISTPAVAYITKAKEADAGIMISASHNPAKDNGLKVFGGNGYKLPDEVEEEIENLMDSVEEITKNPIAGDKVGRFKYAEDEYYLYRDHLLNSVKGDFAGMKIIVDAANGSAYRIAREVFLALGAEVVVINDAPNGTNINVKCGSTHPEILAKVVVGYEADLGLAYDGDADRLMAVDRNGNIVDGDKIIATLALLMKKKGELKGNKVVTTVMSNMGLENYLKDNEIQLLRASVGDRYVLEKMIAEEVGIGGEQSGHIILLDYATTGDGVLTSLKLVEALRDEKKHLDDMVKDIKDWPQKLVNVVVDNKKKNIWNQNKNITDFIAIKEKEMEGLGRVIVRTSGTEPLVRVMVEGKDMAMVEKVVNEIAEVVKKELA